A genomic region of Novipirellula aureliae contains the following coding sequences:
- a CDS encoding serine/threonine-protein kinase: MTVNEDPEFPNDPIGESLDEPKEEPIDRAFAAYLRSCDAGEMASRDDFLKQFPDVAQQLSELMEVADLVGRASGVATSPLHPRNKPRPSAIDPSAKTVGLSVASEDDSNVDPGATLPMPYRAKGDHGPTLPFNLGDYELLEMLGKGGMGIVYLARQTDLDRLVAVKMIRGGMLADESDVRRFYTEAQAAAKLNHPGIVPVHHFGQRAGHHFFSMSYIRGVDLQRRIDSGVIEPKTAARYVRDVARAIDHAHHNGVLHRDLKPANVMIDTDDNVLVTDFGLAKRMDSDSSVTGTGKAVGTPHYMAPEQAGGYSDLATQHSDIYSMGAILFACLTGRPPIMADNVVQTLLQVIHDPAPSIRSLKPDTPLDLDTIVAKCLEKLPTDRYQTATELANDLDAFINDQPIAAKARSLPMKVWHWLEGVPLVAAVTGRRMVDTSLSQRRFQAAMLLLLMISPFLVLAMASGWREYTSWIPREIAIAGGVEEGIYDDVSATLAERMIQRHDLTASMIPSNGSLDNRDRLLRREVDLAPMQASAVSGDTICVVAPLFYEKIHLLVASDSDIQSPADLANRRIAVGPLGSGSRATAEMVFESLGLPPSVLEREESSWSDLTHNLNRDNAPQAVIISIGVGSSFVFELLASERFRLLPIEPAMEISLQHPTLRPMTIDPTDYPGIDLPESGIATVGTTAFLAARHDSPDDLVTAVLESLYQEPEFCSGLIPRKNAAEWQGLSLHRAARQFYNASQSKTSPD; the protein is encoded by the coding sequence ATGACGGTGAACGAAGACCCCGAATTCCCTAACGATCCAATTGGCGAATCGCTAGATGAGCCAAAGGAAGAACCAATCGATAGGGCGTTTGCCGCTTACCTGCGTAGCTGCGACGCAGGTGAAATGGCCAGTCGCGATGATTTCTTAAAGCAGTTTCCGGATGTTGCTCAGCAACTAAGTGAATTGATGGAGGTGGCTGACCTCGTTGGCCGTGCTTCGGGTGTCGCCACGTCACCCTTGCATCCTAGGAATAAACCTCGCCCGTCTGCCATCGATCCTAGTGCGAAAACCGTTGGCTTATCGGTCGCAAGCGAAGATGATTCCAATGTGGATCCCGGTGCGACCTTGCCGATGCCGTACCGAGCCAAAGGGGATCATGGCCCCACGTTGCCGTTTAACCTTGGCGACTATGAACTTTTAGAAATGCTCGGCAAGGGCGGCATGGGGATCGTCTACTTGGCGCGTCAAACGGATCTGGATCGTCTGGTGGCCGTAAAGATGATCCGAGGCGGCATGTTGGCCGACGAATCCGACGTTCGTCGTTTCTATACCGAAGCCCAAGCGGCCGCAAAGTTGAACCATCCCGGCATCGTACCCGTTCACCATTTTGGTCAACGGGCCGGGCATCATTTTTTTTCCATGTCATATATCCGTGGTGTCGACTTGCAACGCCGCATCGATTCAGGCGTGATCGAACCGAAAACGGCTGCTCGCTATGTACGAGACGTCGCCCGAGCGATCGACCATGCTCACCACAACGGAGTGCTTCACCGCGATCTAAAGCCCGCCAACGTAATGATCGATACTGACGACAACGTTTTAGTCACCGATTTTGGTTTGGCCAAACGAATGGATTCGGATAGCAGTGTGACCGGTACTGGCAAGGCGGTAGGGACACCGCACTACATGGCACCAGAGCAAGCGGGCGGTTATAGTGACTTGGCCACTCAGCATAGTGACATCTATTCGATGGGCGCGATTCTGTTTGCCTGTTTGACAGGACGGCCTCCGATCATGGCTGACAACGTGGTTCAAACGCTGCTTCAAGTCATTCACGACCCCGCCCCGTCGATTCGTTCGCTAAAACCAGACACTCCGCTTGATCTCGACACCATCGTGGCAAAGTGTCTCGAAAAACTTCCCACGGATCGATACCAAACGGCGACGGAGTTGGCAAACGATTTGGACGCATTTATCAATGATCAACCGATTGCGGCAAAAGCCAGATCGTTGCCAATGAAGGTGTGGCATTGGCTCGAAGGCGTGCCACTCGTTGCCGCGGTTACCGGTCGCCGGATGGTCGACACGTCGCTGTCCCAACGCCGATTTCAAGCCGCAATGCTTCTGTTACTGATGATTTCGCCGTTCTTGGTATTGGCCATGGCGTCTGGATGGAGGGAATACACATCTTGGATTCCCCGAGAAATTGCCATCGCGGGCGGTGTCGAAGAAGGGATATACGATGATGTTTCGGCCACGTTAGCTGAACGTATGATTCAGCGGCACGATTTGACAGCATCGATGATCCCAAGCAACGGATCGCTCGACAACCGTGATCGATTGCTACGCCGGGAAGTCGACTTGGCTCCGATGCAAGCGTCGGCCGTTAGCGGGGATACAATTTGTGTGGTTGCCCCTCTGTTTTACGAAAAAATTCATTTACTGGTCGCTAGTGATAGTGACATCCAAAGCCCAGCTGACTTGGCGAACCGGCGGATTGCAGTCGGCCCGCTCGGAAGCGGATCGAGAGCGACCGCGGAAATGGTGTTCGAGTCGCTCGGATTACCGCCATCGGTACTCGAGCGTGAAGAGAGTTCGTGGAGCGATTTGACACACAACTTGAATCGTGACAATGCACCACAAGCCGTGATCATCTCGATTGGTGTCGGCAGTTCGTTCGTCTTCGAATTACTTGCGAGCGAGCGTTTTCGACTCCTTCCCATCGAACCAGCAATGGAGATATCGTTACAACATCCGACACTACGACCGATGACGATCGACCCCACCGATTACCCGGGGATTGATCTTCCCGAATCTGGTATCGCGACGGTCGGCACGACCGCATTCTTGGCCGCTCGTCATGACTCGCCCGACGATCTCGTCACGGCAGTACTTGAGTCGCTGTATCAAGAACCTGAGTTTTGCAGCGGACTGATACCTCGAAAGAACGCGGCGGAATGGCAAGGCCTTTCTCTCCACCGAGCCGCCCGCCAATTCTACAACGCATCCCAGAGCAAGACCTCGCCTGACTAG
- a CDS encoding tetratricopeptide repeat protein: MSSKKRNVSAKLPVAPLVIGGIILLIGGLVFADYWVAEPLGLTPTFVGREACIDCHQEESELYQGSDHDLAMDIATDETVLGDFNDVTFEHDGLVNRLYRDGKRFMVRTEGEDGEMHDFEVKYVFGVRPLQNYMVEFDRTPDQPDDEVARVQVLRITWDTINKEWFYLRPPDVDDKLAPDDPLHWTGIAQRWQTMCAECHSTNLKEKFNPETLTYHTTFSEIDVSCEACHGAGSLHVELANRKSIFWDRNYGYGLAKLKGEDPHPQIETCAPCHSRRGVIDDTFKPGDSFHDFYRLEQLQSSTYYDDGQIKDEVYVYGSFIQSKMYHQGIRCTDCHDPHSLKLKYEGNETCTSCHQHAAGKYDVPSHHHHEPGTPGSMCVDCHMPETSYMMIDPRRDHSMRVPRPDLSVKIGTPNACSGCHVADRKEKLPEGVAEKLHEYSDWLWLVERDDDATADQVAQLIAETDQWCDEACEKWYGEERLTPKVFAEPLAAFRRGEPGSVAELLRVVSQPNELAPEIARATALTELGLAGVPEAVDKAKEILANESEHLIVKAAAIGVYQNAPPSQVIRDIVPLIESPSKLLRHEAIRVTLDSGAFAQLAGSKRTQVQFAANEVRDTMMITSDRGGAHMAWATMLEQQGRYREAIDYYEMAIRVEPNSTGPRSNLATLLENMASQAGGEAGENMRKRAAELRKAELPLLARDARLAPKNAFVQYRFGLSSYLNGDYDQAVDSIQKAVDLDPDTEIFQTALRLLKEKIESEKIESGKNEE, encoded by the coding sequence TTGTCATCAAAAAAACGTAACGTTTCTGCCAAGCTTCCGGTGGCGCCGCTCGTCATTGGCGGGATCATCCTGCTTATTGGCGGGCTCGTCTTTGCGGATTACTGGGTTGCCGAGCCGCTCGGCCTGACACCCACATTCGTCGGCCGCGAAGCTTGCATCGATTGCCACCAAGAAGAATCGGAGCTTTACCAAGGCTCGGATCATGATTTGGCAATGGATATCGCTACCGACGAAACGGTACTGGGTGATTTTAATGATGTCACGTTCGAGCATGACGGACTCGTCAATCGCCTCTATCGCGATGGCAAACGGTTTATGGTCCGCACCGAAGGCGAAGACGGCGAAATGCACGACTTCGAAGTCAAGTATGTTTTTGGCGTCCGTCCGCTGCAAAACTACATGGTCGAATTCGACCGCACCCCCGACCAACCCGACGATGAAGTCGCTCGTGTCCAAGTGCTGCGGATCACCTGGGATACCATCAACAAAGAATGGTTTTACCTTCGCCCGCCCGATGTTGACGATAAATTGGCTCCCGATGACCCGCTGCATTGGACCGGCATCGCCCAGCGTTGGCAGACGATGTGTGCCGAATGCCACTCAACCAACTTAAAAGAAAAGTTCAACCCTGAGACGCTGACATACCACACGACTTTCTCCGAAATCGACGTTAGCTGTGAAGCCTGCCACGGGGCGGGAAGTTTGCATGTCGAGCTGGCAAATCGCAAATCGATCTTTTGGGATCGCAACTACGGTTACGGATTGGCAAAGTTAAAGGGCGAAGATCCTCATCCACAAATTGAAACGTGCGCGCCATGCCATAGCCGCCGTGGTGTCATCGACGATACATTCAAACCAGGGGATTCGTTCCATGATTTCTATCGTTTGGAACAACTACAATCATCTACCTATTATGACGATGGCCAAATCAAGGATGAGGTTTACGTCTATGGATCGTTTATCCAAAGCAAGATGTATCATCAAGGCATTCGATGCACCGATTGCCATGATCCGCACTCTTTAAAATTGAAATATGAAGGCAATGAGACGTGCACTTCATGCCACCAACATGCTGCGGGGAAGTATGACGTCCCATCGCATCATCATCACGAACCCGGTACACCTGGTTCAATGTGTGTCGATTGCCACATGCCGGAAACAAGCTACATGATGATCGATCCGCGGCGCGACCACAGTATGCGTGTACCGCGGCCTGATCTATCTGTCAAAATTGGAACTCCAAACGCTTGCAGCGGATGCCACGTCGCTGATCGCAAAGAAAAGTTGCCCGAAGGTGTTGCCGAGAAGCTCCACGAGTACTCCGATTGGTTATGGTTGGTCGAGCGAGATGATGATGCAACAGCCGACCAAGTGGCCCAGTTGATCGCAGAAACGGATCAGTGGTGCGATGAAGCTTGCGAGAAATGGTACGGTGAAGAAAGGCTAACGCCTAAAGTATTCGCAGAGCCTTTAGCGGCGTTTCGACGTGGTGAACCGGGATCGGTTGCCGAACTGCTTCGCGTGGTAAGTCAACCAAACGAGTTGGCCCCTGAAATCGCTCGCGCAACCGCGCTTACCGAATTGGGATTAGCGGGTGTGCCCGAAGCGGTCGACAAAGCAAAAGAGATATTGGCGAATGAGTCGGAGCATTTGATTGTCAAAGCCGCGGCAATCGGCGTCTATCAAAATGCACCACCGAGCCAAGTGATTCGCGATATCGTTCCGCTGATTGAAAGTCCATCCAAGCTGTTGCGGCACGAAGCGATCAGGGTGACCTTGGATTCGGGTGCCTTTGCACAGTTAGCAGGTTCCAAGCGGACTCAGGTGCAATTTGCTGCGAATGAGGTCCGCGATACGATGATGATCACATCGGATCGCGGTGGCGCCCACATGGCTTGGGCAACGATGCTGGAACAGCAGGGCCGCTACCGAGAGGCGATTGACTACTACGAAATGGCGATTCGCGTCGAGCCAAACTCGACCGGCCCGAGGTCAAATCTAGCAACGCTACTTGAAAACATGGCGTCGCAAGCAGGTGGCGAGGCAGGCGAGAACATGCGAAAACGCGCTGCGGAACTGCGAAAAGCAGAATTGCCATTGCTGGCCAGAGACGCCCGGCTGGCACCCAAAAATGCGTTTGTTCAATACCGCTTCGGATTGTCTAGCTATCTCAATGGCGATTACGACCAAGCCGTCGACAGTATTCAAAAGGCGGTCGATTTGGATCCCGATACCGAGATTTTCCAGACCGCGCTAAGGCTGCTCAAAGAAAAGATCGAAAGCGAAAAGATCGAAAGCGGGAAGAATGAAGAGTAA
- a CDS encoding peptidase, with product MKHSTSLARLVFCILAAARVANGNEPHLAYAYPAGCQAGTEIEITVGGQHIKEATGIYLSGDGVDLEIVSWYRPMTRGESNQLQRRIRDTRDAIIKQREAMGIKQRPSNEEVIATAGITEEQLREQEISRQRDRDPKRQPNDQLAEEVTVRVKVATDAKLGKRELRFLTEEAISNPIWFHIGRYSEVRETEPNDQSPDRVVEYTPVVINGQIMPGDQDRFAFTAKKGEQIVIDAAVRECMPYLADAVPGWFQAVLKLTDSHGREMSFSDSFYYRQDPVLFFEVPKDDQYVVEIRDSIFRGREDFVYRITVGEIPFVTSIYPLGAQVDSQSMVQLKGWNLTNTDIPVKTMTRKKFRPVMWYTAPQSDGTEIRFPLQVDYWPETFDKEPNNDYQSAQVISTRTTINGRIDYPGDEDIYRVEGGGRLIAEVEARRLGSPLDSVLRVTDANGKEIGFNDDKVDLSQALQTHHSDSHLSVTIPATGNHYLHIKDASNHGGPDFGYRMRLSAPDGDFELRVTPATIIARRGETVPITVHALRKDGFDEDITLSLVDAPVPLRLDGNVIPGTVDKLNMTLTVPNNLKLVDEETGLPQKLFALEMEGSAGKRKGSQSRTQLTRLAVPAENMMQAFIWFHLVPVEQWNLVIREGRGRSAPFSVILPAPRLVLPAEGDTILGVVPIAKQIKASEIRVELSDPPPGLSASIIESPVGDNYGIKLTSDPAEIDKELKGNLIIRVYRELTPEPTEAVPIPKPKRTDLGILPAIPYEFSQRRSRR from the coding sequence ATGAAACACAGTACCTCTCTTGCACGGCTTGTCTTCTGTATTCTCGCAGCGGCCCGAGTCGCCAATGGGAACGAGCCGCATCTGGCGTACGCTTATCCAGCAGGTTGCCAAGCAGGAACGGAAATTGAAATCACGGTGGGTGGACAACATATCAAAGAGGCGACAGGCATTTATCTATCGGGCGACGGAGTCGATTTGGAAATCGTAAGCTGGTATCGCCCAATGACCCGGGGCGAATCAAACCAACTGCAACGAAGAATCCGTGACACGCGTGATGCAATCATCAAACAGCGTGAGGCGATGGGAATCAAGCAGCGACCTTCCAACGAAGAGGTCATCGCGACCGCTGGCATCACCGAGGAACAACTTCGCGAACAGGAGATTTCTCGCCAGCGGGATCGTGATCCCAAACGGCAACCGAATGACCAATTGGCCGAAGAGGTCACCGTTCGCGTCAAAGTCGCCACCGATGCAAAACTTGGCAAACGTGAACTGAGATTTTTGACCGAAGAGGCAATCTCGAACCCAATTTGGTTTCATATCGGACGCTATTCAGAAGTTCGGGAAACCGAACCAAATGACCAATCCCCCGATCGAGTCGTCGAGTACACGCCTGTCGTTATCAACGGTCAAATCATGCCTGGAGACCAAGATCGATTTGCTTTCACGGCGAAAAAAGGCGAGCAAATCGTCATCGACGCGGCGGTTCGCGAATGCATGCCCTATTTGGCAGATGCCGTTCCTGGCTGGTTTCAAGCCGTTCTGAAGCTGACCGACTCGCATGGCCGAGAAATGAGTTTCTCCGATTCCTTCTATTATCGCCAAGATCCGGTCCTGTTTTTCGAAGTACCCAAAGACGACCAGTATGTTGTCGAAATACGCGACTCGATTTTCCGAGGACGAGAGGATTTTGTCTACCGGATCACCGTGGGCGAAATTCCGTTTGTCACTAGCATCTACCCACTCGGAGCCCAAGTGGATTCGCAATCAATGGTCCAACTCAAGGGCTGGAACCTGACCAACACCGATATTCCTGTCAAAACAATGACTCGTAAAAAATTCCGACCGGTGATGTGGTACACCGCTCCACAATCCGACGGCACGGAGATCCGGTTTCCGTTGCAAGTGGACTATTGGCCAGAAACATTCGACAAAGAACCCAACAATGATTACCAATCGGCGCAAGTCATCTCCACTCGTACGACAATCAATGGACGAATCGACTATCCAGGTGACGAGGATATTTACCGTGTCGAGGGTGGAGGTCGATTGATCGCAGAGGTGGAAGCCCGTCGACTCGGTAGCCCTCTCGATTCCGTCCTTCGAGTCACCGACGCGAACGGCAAAGAGATTGGATTCAATGACGATAAGGTCGACTTGTCACAAGCGCTGCAAACACATCACTCCGATTCCCATTTATCTGTCACGATCCCGGCAACAGGGAACCACTATCTGCACATCAAGGACGCGAGCAATCACGGCGGTCCCGACTTCGGTTATCGAATGAGGCTGAGTGCACCCGATGGCGATTTCGAACTTCGCGTCACGCCAGCGACCATCATCGCCCGTCGTGGTGAAACGGTTCCCATTACCGTTCACGCACTTCGAAAAGACGGTTTTGACGAAGACATTACACTTTCTCTCGTCGATGCCCCCGTCCCTCTCCGACTCGATGGTAACGTCATTCCAGGGACGGTGGACAAGCTGAACATGACACTGACGGTTCCAAACAACCTCAAATTGGTTGACGAGGAAACGGGATTGCCGCAAAAATTGTTTGCGTTGGAAATGGAAGGATCGGCTGGGAAGAGGAAAGGAAGTCAATCGCGAACCCAGCTCACTCGCTTAGCGGTTCCAGCGGAAAACATGATGCAAGCGTTCATTTGGTTTCACTTAGTCCCCGTTGAACAGTGGAACTTGGTGATCCGCGAAGGACGAGGCCGTTCGGCGCCCTTTTCGGTTATCCTGCCAGCGCCGCGTCTTGTATTGCCTGCCGAAGGTGATACGATCCTGGGAGTTGTTCCAATCGCAAAACAAATAAAAGCGAGTGAGATTCGGGTCGAACTGAGTGATCCGCCGCCTGGCTTATCGGCCTCGATTATCGAGAGTCCTGTTGGTGATAACTATGGGATCAAACTGACCAGTGACCCAGCCGAGATTGACAAAGAATTGAAGGGGAACTTGATCATTCGGGTGTACCGTGAACTCACACCGGAGCCGACCGAGGCCGTACCTATCCCCAAACCGAAGCGTACCGATTTAGGAATTTTGCCTGCGATTCCCTACGAATTTTCCCAGCGACGATCGCGACGTTAG
- a CDS encoding DMT family transporter translates to MHLLLPFAASILFVCGLIFIKRASELDVGPATILFFSNMMSTLLFSCFWLLGGPGQPIELIWQPIALACLYMMGLVFTFASVQAGDVSIATPIFGTKVIFVTLLLTFATSESVTSVVRYAAFMATMGIVLIQWTGRGNRRRMILTIVLALSAAISFASFDVLVQAWSPSWGIGRILPPLYWSVGLISLGLIPWVDWDRMKISKVRRAVLPGTLLVSTQAVCIILAVALFGDAARVNVVYALRGLWGVTLAWAAAKIWGGAEADLPKSIMIKRVIGACLLTAAVILVVVS, encoded by the coding sequence ATGCACCTATTATTACCTTTCGCGGCCAGTATTCTGTTCGTTTGTGGCCTGATCTTTATTAAACGGGCCAGCGAATTGGACGTCGGTCCTGCGACAATCTTGTTCTTTAGCAACATGATGTCGACCCTTTTGTTCTCCTGCTTTTGGCTGCTCGGGGGGCCAGGCCAGCCGATTGAGCTGATTTGGCAACCGATCGCACTGGCGTGTCTCTACATGATGGGACTGGTGTTTACCTTTGCATCGGTTCAAGCCGGCGACGTTTCGATCGCGACTCCGATTTTCGGGACCAAAGTGATCTTTGTCACGCTGCTGTTGACGTTCGCAACATCCGAATCGGTGACGAGCGTTGTTCGTTATGCAGCGTTCATGGCAACGATGGGGATTGTTTTGATTCAGTGGACGGGGCGAGGAAACCGGCGACGGATGATTTTGACAATCGTACTCGCGTTGTCAGCGGCGATCTCTTTTGCCTCGTTCGATGTGCTGGTCCAAGCCTGGTCACCATCGTGGGGCATCGGGCGAATTTTGCCGCCATTGTACTGGTCGGTCGGTCTGATCTCTCTCGGTTTGATCCCGTGGGTCGACTGGGACCGAATGAAAATCTCCAAAGTTCGCCGAGCCGTTTTACCAGGCACCCTCTTAGTTTCCACACAAGCGGTTTGTATCATCTTGGCGGTTGCACTGTTCGGTGATGCGGCGCGAGTGAATGTGGTCTATGCGCTTCGCGGATTGTGGGGAGTGACGTTAGCATGGGCCGCAGCGAAGATTTGGGGAGGAGCGGAGGCCGATTTACCCAAATCCATCATGATCAAACGAGTCATCGGTGCCTGCTTGCTAACCGCCGCCGTGATCCTAGTGGTCGTTTCGTAA
- a CDS encoding aldolase catalytic domain-containing protein — protein sequence MPEKAPWITYRPELKVLDCTIRDGGLINNHLFTDEQVKAVYETCIAAGIDYMEVGYKNSARLFPKSDFGAWRHCDEEDLNRLFGDHDAEKTGLKLVAMADAEKSDWKTKVVPRSESVLDMIRVAFYAHQVSEAVEMIHHFNDLGYETMANLMAVSNITETEIDTVLENIAPTPAGTMVIVDSFGHLYREQVDRLYKKYTSAMEGTGKEIGIHAHNNMQLAFANTIEAIILGANRVDATMMGMGRGAGNCPMEILLGFLRNPKFSLRPVIQLLQDHIIPLREKVEWGPLVPYNITGQSNLHPQHAIKFRSSDHKDDFVKFYDEIKSEI from the coding sequence ATGCCTGAAAAAGCTCCTTGGATTACTTATCGCCCCGAATTAAAGGTGCTCGATTGCACCATCCGCGACGGGGGGCTCATCAACAACCACCTGTTTACCGATGAACAGGTGAAAGCGGTTTATGAAACCTGTATCGCAGCCGGTATCGACTACATGGAAGTCGGTTACAAAAATTCAGCTCGCCTGTTTCCCAAGTCGGATTTCGGAGCATGGCGTCACTGCGACGAGGAAGACTTGAACCGTTTGTTTGGTGATCACGACGCTGAGAAGACGGGCCTCAAATTGGTCGCCATGGCAGATGCGGAAAAAAGCGATTGGAAAACAAAGGTCGTGCCGCGAAGCGAATCGGTCTTGGACATGATTCGCGTTGCCTTCTATGCTCACCAGGTTTCCGAAGCGGTGGAGATGATCCATCATTTCAACGACTTGGGCTATGAAACAATGGCAAATTTGATGGCGGTTTCGAACATAACCGAGACCGAGATCGATACAGTATTAGAGAACATTGCTCCAACGCCCGCTGGAACCATGGTGATTGTTGATAGCTTCGGACACTTGTACCGCGAACAAGTTGATCGGTTGTACAAAAAGTACACCTCTGCGATGGAAGGTACAGGAAAAGAAATCGGCATTCACGCTCACAATAACATGCAGTTAGCTTTCGCCAACACAATCGAAGCGATCATTTTAGGCGCCAATCGTGTCGATGCGACGATGATGGGGATGGGACGAGGAGCGGGAAACTGTCCGATGGAAATCTTGCTTGGCTTTTTGCGAAATCCGAAATTCTCACTTCGTCCCGTGATCCAACTCTTGCAAGATCACATCATTCCACTGCGAGAAAAAGTCGAATGGGGGCCGTTAGTTCCTTACAATATTACCGGTCAATCGAATTTACATCCGCAGCACGCCATCAAATTCCGTAGCAGCGACCACAAGGATGATTTTGTCAAGTTCTACGACGAAATCAAATCAGAAATATAG
- the leuC gene encoding 3-isopropylmalate dehydratase large subunit, whose protein sequence is MTDSSSAGSSQAAPRTMLEKIWDEHVVFQPKSGPAILYVDLHLVHEVTSAQAFEGLRIAGRPVRRPERTIATPDHNVPTSNRSLPIADEISRKQIQTLRENCKEFGVTLFDIDDVRQGIVHVIGPENGYTQPGMTIVCGDSHTATHGAFGALAFGIGTSEVEHVLATQTLLQFKPKNFELRVDGSLSQGVTAKDMILYLIGQIGTAGGTGYVLEFTGDCIRNLSMEERMTVCNMSIEAGARAGMIAPDQTTFDYLRGRPEVPQDFEAAIERWKTYPTDTGASYDLSNVYAGRDIEPQVTWGTNPGQVRSITARIPEPSEFDDATEQKSTAQALQYMGLVAKTPIQDIKLDRIFIGSCTNARIEDLRAAAAVVKGHHVSGSVDAMVVPGSGQVKKQAETEGLDKIFKEAGFDWREAGCSMCLAMNPDKLAPGERCASTSNRNFEGRQGKGGRTHLVSPAMAAAAAVKGHFTDIRDWAYKS, encoded by the coding sequence ATGACTGATTCATCTTCGGCTGGCTCTTCCCAAGCCGCACCTCGCACGATGCTCGAAAAAATCTGGGATGAGCACGTCGTTTTTCAACCAAAATCGGGCCCTGCAATCCTCTATGTCGACCTGCACTTGGTCCACGAAGTGACCAGCGCCCAAGCGTTTGAAGGTCTGCGGATAGCCGGACGCCCGGTACGCCGCCCCGAGCGAACGATCGCGACGCCCGATCACAATGTACCCACCAGCAACCGAAGTTTACCGATTGCGGATGAAATTAGCCGCAAGCAGATTCAAACATTGCGGGAAAATTGCAAAGAATTCGGGGTCACGCTGTTCGATATCGATGACGTCCGGCAAGGGATTGTCCATGTCATCGGCCCCGAAAACGGCTACACCCAACCTGGGATGACAATCGTTTGTGGCGATAGCCATACGGCGACCCATGGCGCATTCGGTGCGTTAGCTTTTGGAATTGGGACCAGCGAAGTGGAGCACGTGCTGGCCACGCAAACGTTGCTCCAATTTAAACCCAAAAACTTCGAGCTTCGCGTCGATGGCTCGTTGTCCCAAGGGGTAACGGCCAAGGACATGATTTTGTACTTGATCGGACAAATCGGAACGGCGGGGGGGACGGGCTATGTTCTGGAATTCACCGGCGATTGTATTCGCAATTTGTCGATGGAAGAACGGATGACCGTTTGCAACATGTCGATCGAGGCCGGCGCTCGAGCAGGCATGATCGCCCCCGACCAAACCACGTTCGACTACCTTCGCGGCCGCCCCGAAGTACCGCAAGATTTCGAAGCCGCTATCGAGCGTTGGAAGACTTATCCCACCGATACCGGAGCATCGTACGACTTGTCAAACGTTTACGCGGGCAGGGATATCGAACCACAAGTCACCTGGGGAACCAATCCTGGGCAAGTCCGAAGTATCACGGCGCGGATTCCCGAACCATCTGAATTCGACGATGCGACGGAGCAGAAATCGACGGCGCAGGCACTACAATACATGGGTTTAGTGGCCAAAACGCCGATTCAAGATATCAAGTTGGACCGCATCTTTATTGGATCGTGTACTAACGCTCGCATCGAGGATTTGCGTGCCGCCGCAGCGGTCGTCAAAGGGCATCACGTTAGTGGTTCCGTTGATGCCATGGTCGTTCCCGGCAGTGGTCAGGTGAAGAAACAAGCCGAGACCGAAGGACTTGATAAAATCTTTAAAGAAGCAGGTTTTGATTGGCGCGAAGCGGGTTGCAGCATGTGCTTGGCAATGAACCCCGACAAACTGGCTCCGGGTGAACGATGTGCGAGCACATCGAATCGCAATTTCGAAGGACGCCAAGGCAAAGGGGGACGAACTCATTTGGTCAGCCCCGCGATGGCTGCAGCAGCGGCCGTGAAAGGCCACTTTACCGACATTCGCGATTGGGCCTACAAGTCCTAG
- the leuD gene encoding 3-isopropylmalate dehydratase small subunit: MQKFTKHTGMVATLDRANVDTDQIIPKQFLKRIERTGFGQFLFFDWRFLDDGTTENPEFELNQPAVKGASILIARQNFGSGSSREHAVWALDDYGFRSVIAPSFADIFFNNCFKNGVLPIKLAESDIDELFKRAAEQATAGAPYELTVDLEKQIITDGAGFERSFEVEASRRENLLGGFDDIALTLKNEAKITEYEAARSW, encoded by the coding sequence ATGCAAAAATTTACAAAACACACTGGAATGGTCGCTACCCTTGACCGCGCCAATGTCGATACCGACCAAATTATTCCCAAGCAGTTTCTAAAGCGGATCGAACGAACCGGTTTTGGACAGTTTCTGTTTTTCGATTGGCGATTTCTCGACGATGGAACGACCGAAAATCCAGAATTTGAGCTGAACCAACCCGCGGTCAAAGGGGCGTCGATCTTGATCGCTCGGCAAAACTTCGGCAGCGGCAGCAGTCGTGAACACGCCGTTTGGGCCTTGGATGACTACGGTTTTCGATCGGTCATCGCACCCTCGTTCGCCGATATCTTTTTCAATAACTGTTTCAAAAACGGCGTCTTGCCGATCAAGCTTGCCGAGTCCGATATTGACGAGCTTTTCAAGCGAGCGGCCGAGCAGGCGACTGCAGGGGCACCCTACGAATTGACGGTCGATCTGGAAAAGCAAATCATAACCGATGGCGCGGGTTTTGAACGCAGCTTTGAAGTGGAAGCGAGTCGCCGAGAGAATCTGCTCGGTGGCTTCGACGACATCGCATTGACGCTGAAAAACGAAGCGAAAATCACCGAGTACGAAGCCGCTCGTAGCTGGTAG